A region from the Paenibacillus sp. IHBB 10380 genome encodes:
- a CDS encoding ATP-binding cassette domain-containing protein translates to MNQLHLDIPTGKITALVGANGSGKSTIIFYS, encoded by the coding sequence GTGAATCAACTGCATTTAGACATTCCTACTGGAAAAATTACGGCTCTAGTAGGTGCGAACGGTTCGGGTAAGTCCACGATAATATTTTATTCTTAG